The following proteins are encoded in a genomic region of Xenopus laevis strain J_2021 chromosome 3L, Xenopus_laevis_v10.1, whole genome shotgun sequence:
- the tcaf1.L gene encoding TRPM8 channel-associated factor homolog — MKVLEDYRSLVHGIGSLDFSGDAVPCKLLLTGDTAFPVLVTPRKDVLIAASRYGKGKVVVMAHESYLNTNAFMDFLKNAVSWLSPNSEANIGVHKGLNLLTDNLSANGSKVQNTSTLIEGLGVFCTIGYDDSQDKQIISFVREGGGLLIGAQAWHWSYSHKQENVLHHFPGNKIISVSGVHFTSDYGEKGNICVMENIPQAPIYTSFDFSLDQKYLLKGMSQLDISGSSIPSDLLLHGTLSFPVGLSENKQCFLGATYYGKGRVVVATHEGYLSKSELKTIMLNAISWLDINQNRRIGVHKGLRQFAELLQKENIPCNISSLDPDLSVYCCTSYSDAEAKAIHEFVAEGGGLLIAGHAWYWSSQNSDLDVLIQYPGNKILNKFGISILDRTIPGGNYNAINPDESSQQYHFRRGLCNLQAELRSGAEVKPPLSIWMNKLRQDVTAFMRLPANPIISSIQSQFVEMMQICEIPNVTKQCPVSSCSKEAFILCLAQECFNVCDESHILEKEPSITVEIDGTNPGNNAWRSTGLYLAPRKTAVLEFPASAVHQGLQVQVGCQSDDLSSADKYCRAPVVVRRFHVDSQRVSVSCFWGGLVYITVKANSNLGIIPVKVYEAEPAPIYIKGKTSLDTWIQSIRNLPAPWAELITENIILTVPSDAIRSLSDPEALLSLWDKIMVAITELAAIPKKLPRPERFVADVQISAGWMHAGYPIMCHLESAKELTDLNIMQTGGIWGPIHELGHNQQKTNWELPPHTTEATCNLWSVYVHETVLGIPRSQAHCCLQAETRANHIQEYLRNGSNIEQWNVWTALETYLQLQEGFGWEPFKQLFKDYQSMSGIRNENKSKMNLWAEKFSEAVQTNLVPFFEAWGWPIEEATHSKLSVLPVWEKDPMKSYLSARKSNSN; from the exons ATGAAGGTTCTCGAAGACTACCGGTCTCTGGTCCATGGTATTGGTTCTCTAGATTTCTCTGGGGATGCTGTTCCCTGCAAGCTGCTGCTAACAGGAGACACTGCATTCCCTGTGCTGGTAACTCCAAGAAAAGATGTACTCATTGCTGCTTCTCGCTATGGAAAAGGAAAAGTAGTGGTTATGGCCCATGAGAGTtatctaaacacaaatgcattTATGGACTTTTTGAAAAATGCTGTATCTTGGTTGAGTCCAAATTCAGAAGCCAACATTGGGGTACACAAAGGATTAAATCTCCTAACAGATAATCTTTCTGCCAATGGATCCAAAGTCCAAAACACTTCTACCCTGATTGAGGGCCTGGGAGTGTTCTGTACAATCGGATATGATGATAGCCAGGATAAGCAGATCATTTCATTTGTACGAGAAGGGGGAGGCCTGCTGATCGGGGCTCAGGCTTGGCACTGGTCCTACAGCCACAAGCAGGAAAATGTGCTGCACCATTTTCCAGGAAACAAAATAATATCTGTTTCTGGGGTGCACTTCACCAGTGactatggagaaaaaggaaatatatgtgTTATGGAAAATATACCACAGGCTCCAATTTACACaag TTTTGACTTCTCACTCGACCAGAAGTACCTTCTAAAAGGCATGTCTCAACTGGACATCAGTGGGTCAAGTATTCCTTCAGATCTTCTTTTGCATGGTACTTTGTCATTTCCAGTTGGGCTTAGTGAAAACAAGCAATGTTTTCTTGGTGCTACATATTATGGCAAAGGGCGTGTGGTTGTAGCAACACATGAAGGTTACCTATCCAAATCAGAGCTGAAAACCATAATGCTAAATGCCATATCTTGGCTAGATATAAATCAGAACAGAAGAATTGGTGTTCACAAGggcctgagacaatttgctgagCTTTTGCAGAAGGAAAACATCCCATGTAATATATCCAGCTTAGACCCTGATCTAAGTGTTTACTGCTGCACGTCCTACAGTGATGCGGAAGCAAAAGCAATCCATGAGTTTGTTGCAGAGGGAGGAGGACTTTTAATTGCTGGCCATGCATGGTATTGGTCCTCTCAGAATTCAGACTTGGATGTCCTTATCCAATACCCAGGAAACAAGATACTAAACAAGTTTGGCATTAGCATTCTGGATAGAACCATTCCTGGGGGCAATTATAATGCAATCAATCCGGATGAGTCCAGTCAACAGTATCACTTCCGCAGAGGACTTTGTAATTTGCAGGCTGAACTGAGAAGTGGTGCAGAAGTGAAACCTCCCTTGAGTATTTGGATGAACAAGCTCAGGCAGGATGTCACTGCTTTTATGAGGCTACCAGCCAATCCTATCATCAGCTCCATCCAGAGTCAGTTTGTAGAGATGATGCAGATATGTGAAATCCCCAATGTCACTAAGCAGTGTCCTGTGAGCAGCTGCTCAAAAGAAGCATTTATCTTGTGTTTGGCTCAGGAATGCTTTAATGTGTGTGATGAATCACATATTCTGGAAAAGGAACCTTCAATCACTGTTGAGATTGATGGCACAAACCCAG GTAATAATGCCTGGAGAAGCACTGGTCTGTACTTGGCTCCCAGAAAGACAGCAGTTCTTGAGTTCCCTGCCTCGGCTGTGCACCAAGGTCTCCAG GTACAGGTTGGCTGTCAGTCAGACGATTTGAGCTCTGCAGATAAGTATTGTCGTGCCCCTGTTGTTGTACGTAGATTCCATGTTGATAGCCAGAGGGTTTCAGTGTCCTGTTTCTGGGGAGGACTTGTATACATCACTGTGAAAGCTAACAGCAACTTGGGTATAATCCCAGTTAAGGTGTATGAAGCAGAACCAGCTCCGATCTATATAAAAG GCAAGACCAGTCTTGACACATGGATACAATCAATTCGCAATTTGCCTGCTCCGTGGGCTGAGCTGATTACAGAAAACATTATCTTGACTGTACCCTCTGATGCTATTCGCTCACTAAGTGATCCAGAAGCCCTGCTGTCTCTTTGGGACAAGATAATGGTTGCTATTACTGAGCTTGCCGCCATACCAAAGAAATTGCCACGTCCTGAGCGATTTGTTGCAGATGTACAGATCTCAGCAG GTTGGATGCATGCTGGATACCCCATCATGTGCCATTTGGAATCAGCTAAAGAACTGACTGACTTAAACATTATGCAGACAGGAGGAATCTGGGGACCAATACATGAACTAGGACATAATCAGCAGAAAACAAACTGGGAGCTTCCACCACACACAACAGAGGCAACATGTAACCTTTGGTCCGTGTATGTGCATGAAACAGTTCTGGGAATACCACGGAGTCAAGCACATTGTTGTCTACAGGCAGAAACCAGGGCCAATCATATACAGGAATATTTGAGGAACGGATCCAACATAGAACAATGGAATGTATGGACAGCATTGGAGACCTATCTACAG TTGCAAGAAGGCTTTGGCTGGGAACCATTCAAGCAGCTATTCAAAGATTACCAGAGCATGTCGGGCAtcagaaatgaaaacaaatccaaGATGAACCTGTGGGCGGAGAAGTTCTCTGAAGCTGTGCAAACCAATCTTGTTCCATTCTTTGAGGCCTGGGGCTGGCCCATTGAGGAAGCAACTCACAGTAAATTGTCTGTATTACCTGTATGGGAGAAGGATCCCATGAAGTCATATCTTAGTGCAAGGAAATCAAACTCAAACTAA
- the LOC108711268 gene encoding TRPM8 channel-associated factor homolog produces the protein MAFYEDYKALTKDVDSLDFSGSSVPCKLLITGNTAFPVLVTPRKDVLIAASCYGKGKMVVVAHENYLNMKEFMVFLNNSVAWLKPNPKAEIGVDSSLTLLAETLPRSGCQVQTSSGLTEGLGVFCTSGYDEDQAQKIISFVREGGGLLIGAQAWHWSYSNKQNVLHNFPGNKITSVSGVYFTNHYGEKGTFSMTENIPCTPLYTDFDFSEDLKHLLNGVSQLDISGHSLPSDLLIYGALAFPITVADNKECFLGAAHYGKGRVVVASHDSYMYKPELKTFILNTISWLDTGKRNKIGIHNDLENLAKMLEKEGILCTISSFSPELSVYCCPWYTEAEECSIHQFVAEGGGLFIGGQSWNWASKNSGLNVVADFPGNKILNKFGISILDWSTPQGNYKAVNPDEATNQYRFPKALSQLQNELKSEHELKPPFSTWMFKLRRDITYFMRLPASPIISTIQDQFIKMMQTCELPKLNGENCVNSCSKEALILSLAHETCSVNQECNKKNIMEKEPAVTIEIDATNPGYDAWRSTGLYLAPKKTAVLVFPASAVWQGLQVQVGCHSDDLGSKDKFYRAPIVVRKISVHSEKISVSCFWGGLIYIIVKEKSNLGTIPVQVYGAEPAPIYIKGKTSIVSWLQSIRDLPPPWAELITENIILTVPSDRIRSLNDPEELLGFWDKMMVAITELAAKPAKFPRPERIVADVQISAGWMHAGYPVMVHLASVKYLTNLKCMQKEGLWGPIHELGHNQQQKVWEFPPHTTEATCNLWSVFVHETVVGVSRDKANSALEPESRAACIAAYLKTGPKLENWNVWTALETYLQLQEGFGWKPFKQLFKVYQSMSGISNENKFKMNLWAEKFSEAVQINLVPFFEAWGWPIEEATRSKLSVLPVWEKDPMKSYLSAMKT, from the exons ATGGCGTTTTATGAAGATTACAAAGCACTTACCAAAGATGTTGATTCTCTGGATTTCTCTGGAAGTTCCGTTCCTTGCAAGCTGCTCATAACAGGAAACACAGCCTTCCCTGTGTTGGTCACTCCTAGAAAGGATGTGCTCATCGCTGCCTCTTGTTATGGAAAGGGAAAGATGGTGGTCGTTGCTCATGAGAATTATCTGAACATGAAAGAGTTTATGGTTTTCTTGAATAACTCTGTGGCCTGGCTGAAACCAAACCCAAAAGCAGAAATTGGTGTAGATAGCAGCCTAACTCTACTAGCCGAGACACTCCCTAGATCTGGCTGTCAAGTCCAAACCAGTTCAGGCCTTACTGAGGGCCTGGGAGTCTTCTGTACTAGTGGATATGATGAGGACCAAGCTCAGAAGATCATCTCATTTGTGCGAGAGGGGGGAGGCCTGCTGATTGGGGCTCAGGCTTGGCACTGGTCCTACAGCAACAAGCAGAATGTTCTACACAATTTTCCTGGAAACAAAATAACATCTGTTTCTGGGGTGTACTTCACCAATCATTATGGAGAGAAAGGAACCTTCAGTATGACTGAAAATATACCATGTACCCCATTATACACAGA CTTTGATTTCTCAGAAGATCTGAAGCACCTTTTGAATGGTGTATCACAGCTGGACATCAGTGGACACAGTCTTCCCTCAGATCTTCTCATCTATGGGGCTCTTGCATTTCCAATTACTGTTGCTGATAACAAGGAATGTTTTCTGGGTGCTGCACACTATGGTAAAGGGCGTGTGGTTGTAGCATCTCATGACTCCTACATGTATAAACCAGAGCTGAAAACCTTTATCCTGAATACAATATCATGGCTAGACACTGGAAAGAGAAACAAAATTGGTATTCATAATGACTTGGAAAACCTTGCAAAAATGTTAGAGAAGGAAGGCATCTTGTGTACAATATCCAGCTTTAGCCCTGAACTCAGTGTATATTGTTGCCCATGGTACACTGAGGCTGAAGAATGTTCTATCCATCAATTTGTTGCAGAAGGGGGAGGCCTCTTTATTGGTGGCCAGTCCTGGAACTGGGCCTCCAAAAACTCAGGCCTAAACGTTGTTGCGGATTTCCCAGGCAACAAAATTCTGAATAAGTTTGGGATTAGCATATTGGACTGGAGTACCCCTCAAGGCAATTATAAAGCAGTTAATCCTGATGAAGCCACTAACCAGTATCGGTTCCCAAAGGCACTTTCACAGCTGCAAAATGAACTAAAAAGTGAACATGAACTGAAACCTCCATTCAGCACCTGGATGTTCAAACTCAGACGGGACATCACCTATTTCATGAGACTCCCTGCCAGTCCTATCATTAGCACCATACAGGACCAGTTTATAAAGATGATGCAAACCTGTGAGCTACCAAAGCTTAACGGAGAAAACTGTGTGAACAGTTGCTCAAAAGAGGCTTTAATACTATCATTGGCTCATGAAACCTGTAGTGTCAACCAGGAGTGCAACAAGAAAAATATTATGGAGAAAGAGCCAGCAGTCACTATAGAAATCGATGCCACAAACCCAG GTTATGATGCCTGGAGAAGTACCGGCCTCTATTTGGCTCCCAAAAAGACAGCAGTGCTTGTGTTTCCAGCCTCAGCTGTGTGGCAGGGTCTTCAG gtccAGGTTGGCTGTCATTCAGATGATTTGGGCTCTAAAGATAAGTTTTATCGTGCACCAATTGTTGTGCGGAAAATTTCTGTTCATAGTGAGAAGATTTCAGTGTCCTGTTTTTGGGGTGGACTAATTTACATCATTGTGAAAGAGAAGAGCAACTTGGGTACAATCCCAGTCCAGGTGTATGGAGCAGAACCAGCCCCAATCTATATTAAAG GTAAGACCAGTATAGTTTCCTGGTTGCAATCAATCCGTGACTTGCCTCCTCCTTGGGCTGAATTGATTACAGAAAACATCATCCTGACTGTACCTTCCGATCGTATCCGCTCACTAAATGATCCAGAAGAGCTACTTGGTTTTTGGGACAAAATGATGGTAGCTATTACTGAGCTTGCTGCCAAACCTGCAAAATTTCCTCGGCCAGAAAGAATTGTGGCAGATGTACAGATCTCGGCTG GTTGGATGCATGCTGGATACCCGGTTATGGTCCACTTGGCATCTGTGAAATATTTGACTAACCTTAAATGTATGCAAAAGGAAGGTCTCTGGGGGCCAATCCATGAGCTTGGGCATAATCAACAGCAAAAAGTTTGGGAGTTTCCCCCTCATACCACAGAAGCCACTTGTAACCTTTGGTCTGTATTTGTGCATGAAACGGTTGTAGGAGTGTCCCGGGATAAAGCGAACTCTGCTCTTGAACCAGAAAGCAGGGCTGCCTGTATTGCAGCATATTTGAAAACTGGACCAAAGTTAGAAAACTGGAATGTATGGACTGCACTGGAGACCTATTTACAG TTGCAAGAAGGCTTTGGCTGGAAACCATTCAAGCAGCTATTCAAAGTTTACCAGAGCATGTCGGGCATcagtaatgaaaacaaatttaagATGAACCTGTGGGCGGAGAAGTTCTCTGAAGCTGTGCAAATCAATCTTGTTCCATTCTTTGAGGCCTGGGGCTGGCCCATTGAGGAAGCAACTCGCAGTAAATTGTCTGTATTACCTGTATGGGAGAAGGATCCCATGAAGTCCTATCTTAGTGCAATGAAAACTTAA